From the Pontiella agarivorans genome, one window contains:
- a CDS encoding response regulator transcription factor, whose translation MIRVMVVDDNAIVRMGLCEALALKPDLEAAGTAASSAEAIEVFRTERPDVVTMDYQLPDGNGIDCSRQILEEFPDARILILSAFSAEEDIWNAVQAGAKGYLTKAAGEVEEIVDAIHEVASGGNFFPAEIMLKLERRKNQRELTPREMEALRLLVRGKTNKEIAHELGISIDSVKQHITNLRVKLDAADRTQAAVEAIRRGIIQF comes from the coding sequence ATGATCAGGGTCATGGTAGTTGATGATAATGCCATTGTCCGCATGGGTTTATGTGAAGCACTGGCGTTGAAGCCGGATCTTGAGGCGGCTGGTACAGCTGCATCCAGTGCAGAGGCTATTGAAGTTTTCCGGACCGAACGTCCGGATGTGGTAACGATGGATTATCAGCTTCCCGATGGCAACGGCATAGATTGCTCACGACAGATTCTGGAGGAATTTCCTGACGCCCGTATATTGATTCTCTCGGCATTCAGTGCGGAGGAGGATATCTGGAATGCAGTACAGGCCGGAGCAAAAGGTTATCTAACCAAGGCGGCGGGAGAGGTTGAAGAGATCGTGGATGCGATCCACGAAGTGGCTTCCGGCGGAAATTTTTTTCCGGCCGAGATTATGCTTAAGCTGGAGCGTCGAAAAAATCAGCGTGAGTTGACGCCTCGTGAAATGGAAGCGCTTCGCCTGCTGGTCCGGGGAAAAACGAATAAAGAAATTGCTCATGAACTCGGTATTTCCATTGATTCAGTGAAGCAGCATATCACCAATCTGCGTGTGAAACTTGATGCTGCCGACCGTACTCAGGCTGCGGTGGAGGCGATCCGACGGGGCATTATTCAGTTTTAG
- a CDS encoding Gfo/Idh/MocA family protein → MMRGISRKGFLKTGVFAGGAIGFPAVVPSAVLGKNGSVAPSNRIAVGLIGCGRRSGVGGEYNMVRQSKLLAVCDPVKWRREARAAEWNVPDAYNDFRDVLARDDIDAVHIVTPDHWHVPIALMAARAGKDMYVEKPLSLCIGQSLAAREITEKHGRVFQYGTQQRSMRHLRMGIEIVLNGHIGNVKEVYVWCPGGAKGGLATPELPVPEGFDYELWTGPAPMKPFCEDRCSPHGPPKATYFCYDYSIGMLGGWGAHPVDQLQWWADAENKGIPVEYKTTGFLPGKGLFDTVVTWNMEAVYADGTKLHFMDSKTAHASQEIPGIEKLKQFGNCTVFAGEEGWVAVSREGMLASTEALRRKAKDPGSRKLQESSWHPVAFVDAIRNGTQPVSTLESAICSDIICHMGDLCVRTGKTLGWDDRKKMVTGSAEAVKMMHRPLRDPWTL, encoded by the coding sequence ATGATGAGAGGGATCTCCCGAAAAGGATTTTTAAAAACGGGTGTTTTTGCGGGGGGCGCCATCGGGTTTCCCGCGGTTGTTCCGTCTGCCGTGCTCGGGAAAAACGGCAGTGTTGCGCCAAGTAACCGGATTGCGGTGGGATTAATCGGCTGCGGTCGACGCAGCGGTGTCGGTGGCGAATACAACATGGTCAGGCAGTCCAAGCTGCTGGCGGTGTGCGACCCGGTGAAATGGCGTCGTGAAGCCAGGGCCGCGGAGTGGAACGTTCCCGATGCCTATAACGATTTTCGGGATGTTCTCGCACGGGACGATATTGATGCTGTCCACATTGTAACACCGGATCACTGGCATGTGCCGATAGCCCTGATGGCCGCGCGGGCCGGCAAAGACATGTATGTGGAAAAACCGCTGAGTCTCTGTATCGGTCAGAGCCTGGCGGCCCGGGAAATCACAGAAAAACACGGCCGCGTTTTTCAGTACGGCACGCAGCAGCGCTCGATGCGTCATTTGCGGATGGGCATCGAAATTGTGCTGAACGGGCATATCGGCAACGTGAAAGAGGTGTATGTGTGGTGTCCGGGTGGGGCCAAAGGCGGTTTGGCGACCCCGGAACTTCCGGTGCCGGAAGGATTTGATTATGAACTCTGGACCGGTCCGGCACCGATGAAACCGTTCTGTGAAGACCGATGCAGCCCGCACGGTCCGCCGAAGGCCACCTATTTCTGCTATGATTATTCCATCGGAATGCTGGGCGGGTGGGGCGCCCATCCGGTGGATCAATTGCAATGGTGGGCCGATGCTGAAAACAAGGGCATTCCGGTTGAATATAAAACCACCGGTTTTCTTCCCGGGAAAGGGCTGTTCGATACGGTGGTGACCTGGAACATGGAGGCTGTTTATGCCGATGGCACCAAACTTCATTTTATGGATTCGAAAACGGCGCACGCTTCGCAGGAAATTCCCGGCATTGAAAAGCTGAAGCAGTTTGGAAACTGCACGGTCTTTGCCGGTGAAGAAGGCTGGGTGGCGGTTTCGCGCGAGGGCATGCTGGCCTCAACCGAAGCGCTGCGGCGCAAGGCAAAAGATCCGGGATCAAGAAAACTGCAGGAGAGCAGCTGGCATCCGGTGGCCTTTGTGGATGCCATTCGGAACGGGACGCAGCCGGTATCTACACTGGAATCCGCCATTTGCTCGGACATTATCTGCCATATGGGCGATTTGTGCGTGAGGACGGGAAAAACTTTGGGCTGGGATGACCGGAAGAAAATGGTTACCGGTTCGGCTGAGGCCGTAAAAATGATGCATCGTCCGCTGCGCGATCCCTGGACACTGTAA
- a CDS encoding ThuA domain-containing protein, which translates to MKKLLITVYAGAAMAYGHSDWKPSFEEKKVVTEQEKKRIAEAMPKKPIVKPKKDRSVLLYSATAGARHWSIPIGKVAFEQMAEQSGAFEIVISDDPEHFKSENLKQFDVVILMNSTGNFFMPCTRGEDSIRDQFSDEEWEALKVRDAQLIGNLVKYVREGGGLVAIHAAADAYYGNRDYRNMIGGTFMGHPWHGNQKVTVRIDEPDHPLMKAAFEGNTQLSITEEIFQYNEPYSRDRLHVLMTLDVEKSEKPKGEMKRTDGDYALAWIREEGKGRVFYTGIGHNYEHYWNPQILKHYLAGIQYAAGDLEADATPSAEL; encoded by the coding sequence ATGAAAAAATTACTGATCACAGTATATGCCGGTGCAGCAATGGCTTATGGCCATTCGGACTGGAAACCAAGCTTTGAAGAAAAGAAGGTCGTCACTGAGCAGGAGAAAAAACGGATTGCAGAGGCGATGCCGAAAAAGCCGATTGTGAAACCGAAAAAAGACCGCAGTGTGCTGCTGTACAGCGCCACGGCCGGGGCGCGGCATTGGTCGATACCGATAGGTAAAGTTGCCTTTGAACAAATGGCCGAACAAAGCGGAGCTTTTGAGATCGTGATCAGCGATGATCCGGAACATTTTAAATCGGAAAATCTGAAACAGTTCGACGTGGTGATTCTGATGAACAGCACGGGTAATTTTTTCATGCCGTGCACCCGTGGTGAAGATTCCATTCGCGATCAGTTTTCGGATGAAGAGTGGGAGGCGCTTAAAGTGCGCGACGCTCAGCTGATTGGAAACCTGGTTAAGTATGTCCGTGAAGGCGGCGGACTGGTGGCAATACACGCGGCGGCGGATGCGTATTACGGCAACCGGGATTACCGCAATATGATCGGCGGCACGTTTATGGGACATCCCTGGCATGGGAACCAGAAAGTGACGGTTCGTATTGATGAGCCGGATCATCCATTGATGAAAGCGGCGTTCGAAGGAAACACGCAGCTCAGTATAACCGAAGAAATTTTCCAGTATAATGAGCCCTATTCACGCGACCGCCTGCATGTACTGATGACGTTGGATGTTGAGAAATCGGAGAAGCCCAAAGGGGAAATGAAACGGACCGATGGGGATTATGCGTTGGCCTGGATTCGTGAAGAGGGTAAGGGGCGCGTTTTCTATACCGGTATCGGGCATAATTATGAGCACTACTGGAATCCGCAGATTTTGAAACATTACCTGGCGGGTATCCAGTATGCGGCAGGCGATCTGGAAGCGGATGCGACACCGAGTGCAGAACTTTAA
- a CDS encoding Gfo/Idh/MocA family protein, with product MSLNKRNFIKLSATAGASLPLFSIGASKTAMEDLRVGCIGMGRMMYWHVNGFMQRCRLVAVCDVDKNRREAERDRVNAHYGNRECVAYNDYRELLARDDIDVVCIATPDHWHATIVIDAARAGKHIYCEKPLTHDIDEAIRVMKEVKKAGVVLQTGSQQRGMKEFRVAAELVRNNVVGKVLEIKSDFWGPGRPFDLPEEEMESGLDWNRWCGPGPLNHYNSKLSPRGVHDFFPMGWRNAVEYGGGGICDMGAHHLDIIQLALDMDKSGPVKALPPAGGGNGYGAKLVYEGGLEVTREKGFMVDFICENGRIQASRGKFRFELDGKVIHKFLEPSDGSLAREVVLTEREFLADAEVKLPVQKKGGHTQNFLDAIVNGTQPMVPVEAGARSAICCHLMNLSYYHQQPILWDPEKLKFSDKSCDPAWLAGSRRDYLKA from the coding sequence GTGAGTTTGAATAAACGTAACTTTATAAAATTATCCGCAACCGCCGGAGCTTCACTGCCGCTCTTCAGTATCGGTGCTTCTAAAACCGCAATGGAAGACCTTAGAGTCGGTTGTATCGGCATGGGGCGCATGATGTACTGGCATGTCAACGGATTCATGCAGCGCTGCCGGCTCGTGGCGGTTTGCGATGTCGACAAAAACCGTCGGGAAGCTGAGCGAGATCGGGTTAATGCGCATTATGGAAACAGGGAATGCGTGGCGTATAATGATTACCGGGAACTGCTGGCGCGCGATGATATTGATGTTGTCTGCATCGCCACTCCGGATCACTGGCATGCCACCATCGTTATAGATGCCGCGCGCGCCGGAAAACATATCTATTGCGAAAAACCGTTGACGCACGACATCGATGAAGCCATCCGGGTGATGAAGGAAGTGAAAAAAGCCGGCGTGGTGCTTCAGACCGGGTCGCAGCAGCGGGGCATGAAAGAGTTCCGCGTGGCGGCCGAACTTGTTCGCAACAACGTGGTCGGAAAAGTCCTGGAGATTAAGTCCGATTTCTGGGGGCCGGGCCGTCCGTTTGATCTTCCGGAGGAAGAAATGGAGTCTGGTCTGGACTGGAACCGCTGGTGCGGTCCGGGACCGCTGAATCATTATAATTCCAAATTGAGTCCGCGGGGGGTGCATGACTTTTTTCCGATGGGCTGGCGGAATGCGGTTGAATACGGCGGCGGCGGAATCTGCGATATGGGAGCGCACCATCTCGACATAATCCAGCTGGCACTGGATATGGATAAATCAGGTCCGGTAAAAGCTCTACCACCGGCCGGCGGCGGAAACGGTTACGGTGCAAAACTGGTCTATGAAGGCGGTCTTGAAGTCACCCGCGAAAAAGGGTTTATGGTGGATTTTATCTGTGAAAACGGGCGTATTCAGGCGAGTCGGGGCAAATTCCGGTTCGAGCTCGACGGCAAAGTGATTCATAAGTTCCTGGAACCCTCCGACGGTTCACTGGCCCGGGAAGTGGTTCTGACCGAACGCGAATTTCTGGCCGATGCCGAAGTTAAACTTCCGGTACAGAAAAAGGGCGGTCATACCCAGAATTTCCTGGATGCAATCGTCAACGGTACACAGCCGATGGTGCCGGTGGAAGCGGGGGCCCGCTCCGCGATCTGCTGTCATCTGATGAATCTTTCCTACTATCACCAGCAGCCGATCCTCTGGGATCCGGAAAAACTGAAATTTTCCGATAAATCCTGTGATCCGGCCTGGCTGGCCGGTTCACGCCGGGACTATTTAAAAGCGTAA
- a CDS encoding helix-turn-helix domain-containing protein, which yields MRSSVRTAREHNSTEKAFQSLLNELESRLPEPVDFTHLARRHGFSQSTFRRLWNKQIAVPPARYVMEHRLQHAGRLLTNTDLSVSEIAARIHFEDPLYFSRKFRSFSGLPPTEFRRRYRNPTSAGLPDAQRSVQRHHHSGYKR from the coding sequence TTGCGCTCCAGCGTGCGAACCGCCCGGGAACACAACAGTACTGAAAAAGCCTTTCAATCGCTGCTCAACGAACTTGAATCCAGACTGCCGGAACCGGTCGATTTCACACACCTCGCCCGCCGTCATGGCTTTTCGCAGTCCACATTCCGCAGGCTGTGGAACAAACAGATCGCCGTTCCTCCGGCCCGATATGTGATGGAACACCGCCTTCAGCATGCCGGCCGTCTACTGACCAATACCGACCTTTCCGTCAGTGAAATTGCCGCCCGGATCCATTTTGAAGATCCGCTCTACTTTTCCCGGAAATTCCGTTCCTTTTCCGGTCTTCCACCCACCGAGTTCAGACGGCGCTACCGAAATCCGACTTCAGCAGGCCTGCCTGATGCTCAGAGATCAGTCCAACGCCACCATCACAGCGGATACAAACGCTGA
- a CDS encoding glycosyl hydrolase family 95 catalytic domain-containing protein — protein sequence MKTGVILLLGVVAACSQASAGELVLRYDEPAEQWTDALPVGNGSMGAMVFGGIEKERIQFNHDTLWAGKPHSYARDGAVDILPEMRRLLFAGKQKDAQKLGMERFMSVPLRQAPYQPFGDLWLEFPAAGKVKNYLRELDLDGAVATTVYSVDGVQYTRTVFASCPDQMIAVRIEADRKGALFFRAALSSEHQRATRVSRQDDTTLKLIGKVDAVDVGRNGNRIPFDGAVEFEARLRIDVEDGTATVSDSGIEVSGATKATLYLVGGTSYKNFQSLDADPAVLCEKVLDGIGGKSYVQLLADHQKDHRRLFRRTTLNLNGNRSAALTTDERLSQYQSNPDPDFAALLFQYGRYLLIASSRPGSQAANLQGLWNESRKPAWDSKYTLNINAEMNYWPAELTGLSECHEPFFDLIRDLQISGGEVAEKHYGARGWVAHHNTDAWRGAAPINASNHGIWPVGGAWMCTHLWEHFLFSGDRKFLAETAYPLMKGASEFFVDYLIEDPVFGKGWLVSGPSNSPERGGLVMAPTMDHQIIRTLFNQTAEAAKFLGKDPAFRKQLEEMAARIAPNQVGEAGQLKEWLYQEDPFTDHRHVSHLWGLHPGAEITPETPELFAACKRTLELRGDAGTGWSRGWKVNFWARLRDGDRMNRILYGFFNNTSVKGGAGFYNNLFDAHPPFQIDGNFGLTAGIAEALVQSHLRDVNGHWIIDLLPALPSAWSEGSVTGLRARGGFEVSIRWKDGTLVLAEIKSLNGNPLVVRMGSKIIRTQTSAGKVYLVENKDLK from the coding sequence ATGAAAACAGGTGTGATTCTTCTTTTGGGGGTTGTTGCGGCATGCAGTCAGGCCTCAGCCGGTGAACTGGTGCTGCGATACGACGAACCGGCGGAACAGTGGACCGATGCGCTTCCGGTCGGTAACGGTTCCATGGGCGCGATGGTTTTCGGGGGCATTGAAAAAGAGCGGATTCAGTTTAATCACGATACGCTCTGGGCAGGGAAACCGCATTCCTATGCCCGCGACGGTGCGGTTGACATCCTGCCGGAAATGCGCCGGCTTCTCTTTGCCGGAAAACAGAAGGATGCTCAGAAACTGGGTATGGAACGCTTTATGTCGGTTCCGCTTCGGCAGGCCCCGTATCAGCCGTTCGGAGATCTTTGGCTGGAGTTTCCTGCGGCTGGAAAAGTTAAAAACTATCTTCGCGAACTGGATCTGGATGGTGCGGTGGCCACTACCGTTTATTCGGTTGACGGCGTTCAGTACACGCGCACGGTTTTTGCAAGCTGCCCGGATCAGATGATTGCGGTTCGGATCGAAGCGGACCGGAAGGGGGCGTTGTTTTTCCGGGCCGCACTTTCTTCTGAACATCAACGTGCAACCCGGGTCAGCCGGCAGGATGATACCACGTTGAAGCTGATCGGAAAAGTGGATGCAGTAGACGTCGGCCGAAACGGGAACCGCATTCCTTTTGACGGAGCGGTTGAATTTGAGGCCCGCCTCCGGATTGATGTTGAGGATGGAACTGCGACGGTTTCTGATTCGGGAATTGAGGTTTCCGGTGCAACGAAGGCAACGTTGTATCTGGTTGGCGGAACCTCGTACAAAAATTTCCAGTCATTGGACGCTGATCCGGCCGTGTTGTGTGAAAAGGTCCTGGATGGAATCGGGGGTAAAAGCTATGTCCAGCTTCTCGCGGATCACCAGAAAGATCATCGCCGGCTGTTCCGGAGAACAACACTGAATCTCAACGGCAACCGATCGGCCGCGCTGACCACGGATGAGCGTCTGAGTCAGTATCAGTCGAATCCGGATCCCGACTTTGCGGCGCTGTTGTTTCAATATGGACGTTATCTTTTAATTGCCTCTTCCCGTCCGGGAAGCCAGGCGGCCAACCTTCAGGGACTGTGGAATGAATCGCGCAAACCGGCGTGGGATTCAAAATATACACTGAACATCAATGCCGAAATGAATTACTGGCCGGCAGAGCTCACGGGTCTTTCCGAATGCCATGAACCGTTTTTTGATCTGATCCGGGATCTGCAGATATCGGGAGGTGAAGTTGCGGAAAAGCATTACGGGGCACGCGGCTGGGTGGCGCATCATAACACCGATGCATGGCGCGGTGCGGCACCGATCAATGCTTCGAACCACGGAATCTGGCCGGTGGGCGGAGCGTGGATGTGTACGCATCTCTGGGAACATTTTCTTTTTTCCGGAGATCGGAAGTTCCTGGCCGAAACGGCGTATCCGCTGATGAAAGGGGCGTCGGAATTTTTTGTGGACTATCTGATTGAAGATCCGGTGTTCGGAAAAGGCTGGCTGGTGAGCGGGCCGAGCAATTCACCGGAACGCGGCGGGCTGGTGATGGCCCCGACGATGGACCATCAGATTATTCGTACGCTTTTCAATCAGACGGCCGAAGCAGCGAAGTTTCTGGGAAAAGATCCCGCCTTCAGAAAACAGCTGGAGGAAATGGCCGCCCGTATTGCACCGAATCAGGTGGGTGAAGCGGGACAGTTGAAGGAGTGGCTGTATCAAGAGGACCCCTTCACGGATCATCGCCATGTTTCGCATCTGTGGGGGCTGCATCCCGGAGCTGAAATCACACCGGAAACGCCGGAACTTTTTGCGGCCTGTAAACGAACGCTGGAACTTCGCGGTGATGCAGGAACCGGATGGTCCAGAGGATGGAAGGTCAACTTCTGGGCACGGCTGCGAGACGGTGACCGGATGAACCGGATTCTGTACGGCTTTTTTAATAATACGAGTGTGAAGGGCGGCGCTGGTTTTTATAACAACCTGTTTGATGCGCATCCGCCGTTTCAGATCGATGGTAATTTCGGTCTGACGGCGGGGATTGCCGAAGCGCTGGTGCAGTCGCACCTGCGTGATGTAAACGGACACTGGATTATTGATCTGCTGCCGGCGCTTCCATCGGCCTGGTCCGAAGGTTCGGTGACGGGGTTGCGTGCACGTGGAGGTTTCGAGGTTTCCATTCGCTGGAAAGACGGCACGCTGGTGCTGGCTGAGATAAAATCACTGAACGGAAATCCGCTCGTTGTGCGGATGGGAAGCAAAATCATCCGCACACAAACCTCGGCCGGAAAAGTCTACCTTGTTGAAAATAAAGATCTGAAATAG
- a CDS encoding dynamin family protein, with translation MKTELRDFCVDYSAFASPLLRTLDESLSRMADAGRAEMLGDARPKLADVQHRLKILVDKLEAQQAYLIIFGPLKSGKSTLMNAISGSYVSEVSSLPAYPCLVYVRDGEQQAFSTTSYGGQCLEIGGREELEQLVDTKHGELAEELKKAEEAGRAFDPATDYPDALRRIDISLPAADLAKSGVVLVDTPGLYTRMKFGYDLMTRDFRDAAACAVFVVKTENLFLEQVFAEFNKLLDIFSRVFLVVNIDGNKKDLAPDGSLRPSVESESPQRVVEAFESLSMEAPLRKAFDEGRLNIYPIDLLSAASGRLGPDQESAEGGASTFDDFLSDLSDYLNSSDYLYEFRRDSINQGNILAGELKDAVTGEAIEQLRATCEADRQKREELLKRQEAVRCIADLDWNAVFSATRRMTVSEISTMVGDAVVQLRSGLSKVLDEWFKSENSLSSLGEKGFAATIESEAQRLGEQARRIMRRYLGGAFAGAELESGAREALRLLEIDLAGISGDSVQQMGSDETFIIKKFELDPATVPVRRRFFDYLLFRSPAKIRRRLFGDRGSRTIPVSHKERRLGDEAREFLIVQVQGFVKNSLADAMEKEAELLADRHTETLRDSVLSKLKTDEITLTDELEKLETEIAELEHLLSLTDGMAAAVEDFDGRLSAMQTALEGPANRGAGSLEVTEADSEIANDPAGDNNLDTGATETGTSDSEKTDNDTEEGRG, from the coding sequence GTGAAAACTGAACTTCGTGATTTTTGCGTAGACTATTCCGCATTCGCATCGCCTCTGCTGCGGACTCTGGATGAATCGCTGTCCAGAATGGCTGATGCCGGCCGGGCTGAAATGCTCGGCGATGCCCGCCCGAAGCTGGCCGATGTGCAGCACCGCCTTAAGATTCTGGTTGATAAACTGGAGGCACAGCAGGCCTATCTGATTATTTTCGGCCCGCTGAAAAGCGGTAAGTCAACCTTGATGAATGCCATCAGCGGAAGTTATGTCAGCGAAGTCAGCAGTCTTCCGGCTTATCCGTGTCTGGTTTATGTGCGGGACGGTGAACAGCAGGCGTTTTCAACCACGTCCTACGGGGGACAGTGCCTGGAAATCGGTGGTCGCGAAGAGCTCGAGCAACTGGTGGATACGAAGCATGGCGAACTGGCCGAGGAATTGAAAAAAGCGGAGGAAGCCGGCCGGGCATTTGATCCGGCCACTGATTATCCGGATGCGTTACGCCGGATTGACATCAGCCTGCCGGCTGCTGATCTGGCTAAATCCGGGGTGGTTCTCGTGGATACCCCCGGCCTCTACACCCGTATGAAGTTCGGGTATGATTTAATGACGCGGGATTTTCGTGATGCCGCTGCTTGTGCTGTGTTTGTGGTAAAAACTGAAAATCTGTTCCTGGAACAGGTGTTTGCTGAATTCAACAAACTGCTGGATATTTTCAGCCGGGTTTTCCTGGTCGTGAATATTGACGGGAACAAGAAGGACCTTGCGCCTGACGGTTCGCTGAGACCCAGTGTGGAAAGTGAATCGCCGCAGCGTGTGGTGGAAGCGTTTGAATCGCTTTCGATGGAAGCTCCATTACGAAAAGCCTTTGATGAGGGGCGGCTCAATATTTATCCGATTGATCTGCTCAGTGCTGCTTCCGGGCGTTTGGGGCCGGATCAGGAAAGTGCGGAAGGGGGGGCTTCGACCTTTGATGATTTTCTTTCGGACCTCAGCGATTACCTGAACAGCAGTGATTACCTGTATGAATTCCGGCGCGACAGTATTAATCAGGGCAATATACTGGCCGGAGAGCTGAAGGATGCCGTCACCGGTGAAGCCATTGAACAGCTGCGGGCCACCTGTGAAGCGGATCGTCAGAAACGTGAGGAACTTTTGAAGCGGCAGGAGGCGGTGCGGTGTATTGCGGACCTTGACTGGAACGCTGTTTTTTCCGCCACCCGGAGGATGACCGTTTCTGAAATCAGTACGATGGTCGGCGATGCTGTTGTGCAATTGCGAAGCGGCCTCAGTAAAGTGCTTGATGAATGGTTTAAGTCGGAAAACAGTTTGAGTTCGTTGGGCGAAAAAGGATTTGCTGCAACGATCGAAAGCGAAGCGCAGCGGCTGGGAGAGCAGGCCCGCCGGATTATGCGGCGCTATCTGGGCGGCGCATTTGCCGGAGCTGAACTGGAATCCGGAGCACGCGAAGCGTTGCGGCTGCTGGAGATTGATCTGGCCGGCATCAGCGGCGATTCTGTTCAACAGATGGGGTCTGACGAGACGTTTATTATCAAAAAATTTGAGCTGGATCCGGCTACGGTACCGGTTCGCCGCCGCTTTTTTGATTATCTGCTGTTTCGCAGTCCCGCAAAAATCCGGCGTCGGCTGTTCGGGGATCGCGGGAGCCGGACCATTCCGGTGAGCCACAAAGAGCGTCGCCTGGGGGATGAAGCCCGCGAATTTCTGATTGTTCAGGTACAGGGTTTTGTGAAAAACAGTCTGGCGGATGCCATGGAAAAAGAGGCGGAGCTGTTGGCAGACCGACACACGGAAACGTTGCGGGACTCGGTTTTATCGAAACTCAAAACGGATGAGATCACGCTTACAGATGAACTCGAAAAGCTGGAAACAGAGATTGCTGAACTTGAACACCTGTTGTCTCTGACGGATGGCATGGCGGCGGCGGTTGAGGATTTCGATGGGCGCCTGTCCGCGATGCAGACCGCGCTGGAAGGTCCGGCGAACCGGGGAGCTGGATCCTTGGAAGTGACGGAAGCAGATTCAGAGATTGCAAATGATCCGGCGGGCGATAATAACTTGGATACGGGTGCGACAGAAACCGGCACCTCCGATTCGGAAAAAACCGATAACGATACGGAAGAAGGTAGGGGATAA
- a CDS encoding sulfatase-like hydrolase/transferase: protein MKIWTMLMGWLAVSVLAAEKPNIVLILADDLGFADVSFNGCTDFRTPNVDRLANEGVRFENGYASHSFCAPTRAGLMTGRYQQRFGFETNPAYAPLDEKSGLPASETTIATRLKKAGYKTGLVGKWHLGMSKVQHPMNRGFDFFFGMPSGGHDYFEVNSRDLADSYKLPLIDNEKFANVEGYLTHQLTDHALKFIERSKDDPFFLFLSYNAPHAPWQAPEEAVAQFSHIESKQRQIYAAMVTEMDKGIGRVLHALEAFGLQKNTLVFFLSDNGGPHPGSVTDNGPFRDGKGAVYEGGVHVPFVAYWPGKIPAGSTFEWPVISIDIAPTMAALAGVEKGNMEGENLFPFMTGEQTDAPHENIYFRRRDGAAWAIVNKDGKKLVKADWTNEVKEFFNLKNDAGEQNDLYQSPEQAAVVEQLQNAWDEWNKDNIRYQFWDYPDHKKHQKELYENQRNVR from the coding sequence ATGAAAATATGGACAATGCTGATGGGTTGGCTGGCGGTTTCTGTGCTGGCGGCGGAGAAGCCGAATATTGTTTTGATTCTGGCGGATGATCTGGGTTTTGCGGATGTCAGTTTTAACGGGTGTACAGATTTCAGAACGCCGAATGTTGACCGGCTGGCGAATGAGGGCGTTCGTTTTGAAAACGGCTATGCAAGCCATTCGTTCTGTGCACCGACGCGGGCGGGTCTGATGACGGGGCGGTATCAGCAGCGTTTCGGTTTCGAGACCAATCCGGCGTATGCGCCGCTGGATGAAAAATCAGGTTTGCCGGCATCGGAAACCACGATTGCGACGCGCCTGAAAAAGGCGGGATATAAAACGGGGCTGGTGGGCAAATGGCACTTAGGTATGAGCAAGGTGCAGCACCCGATGAACCGGGGTTTTGATTTCTTTTTCGGAATGCCGAGTGGGGGGCATGATTACTTTGAGGTAAATTCCCGTGATCTGGCGGACAGTTATAAACTGCCGCTGATCGATAATGAAAAATTTGCCAATGTGGAAGGGTATCTGACGCATCAGCTGACGGACCATGCGCTTAAGTTTATTGAGCGGAGCAAAGATGATCCGTTTTTTCTGTTCCTTTCTTATAATGCACCGCATGCCCCATGGCAGGCTCCGGAAGAAGCGGTTGCACAGTTTTCTCATATTGAAAGTAAGCAACGGCAGATTTATGCGGCGATGGTTACCGAAATGGATAAGGGCATCGGGCGAGTTCTGCATGCCCTCGAAGCGTTCGGCCTGCAGAAAAATACGCTGGTCTTTTTCCTGAGTGACAATGGCGGGCCGCATCCGGGAAGCGTTACGGATAACGGTCCGTTTCGCGATGGGAAAGGTGCGGTTTATGAGGGCGGGGTGCATGTTCCGTTTGTGGCGTATTGGCCGGGTAAAATTCCGGCCGGTTCCACATTTGAATGGCCGGTGATTTCTATTGATATTGCTCCGACTATGGCCGCACTGGCGGGGGTGGAAAAAGGAAATATGGAAGGCGAAAATCTTTTTCCGTTTATGACGGGAGAACAGACGGATGCGCCGCATGAAAATATCTATTTTCGGCGTCGTGATGGAGCGGCCTGGGCGATTGTCAATAAAGACGGAAAAAAGCTGGTGAAGGCCGACTGGACGAATGAGGTGAAGGAGTTCTTTAATCTGAAGAACGATGCCGGCGAGCAGAATGATTTGTATCAGTCTCCGGAGCAGGCGGCTGTGGTGGAGCAGCTTCAGAACGCGTGGGATGAATGGAATAAAGATAATATCCGGTATCAGTTCTGGGATTATCCGGACCATAAAAAGCATCAGAAAGAACTTTACGAAAACCAGAGAAACGTTCGATGA